One region of Littorina saxatilis isolate snail1 unplaced genomic scaffold, US_GU_Lsax_2.0 scaffold_731, whole genome shotgun sequence genomic DNA includes:
- the LOC138956209 gene encoding multiple epidermal growth factor-like domains protein 10, with the protein MTQIHTDTPTRCNDGRWGDQCGTPCQGTCGQCTQDTGNCTACFGFFKLPDCKECLEGYYKENFSTRCTECTWQCLDNTVCSKATGDCADCPPGKTGNRCDEACSPGRYGSSRCAETCGQCNGGPCDAVTGYCAQCQPGWQAPLCKTPCAPHMYGDNCSESCGHCKGEQPCNASTGECTGECQPGYNGTLCKTECGEGLYGAECNQTCGHCQVNTTCHHEDGHCLVGCVAEFTGPMCSQAFTRQAPSCSFNLLRLHFSTLSVPLTHISLLSVSE; encoded by the exons atgacacagatacacacagacacaccgacaa GGTGTAACGACGGACGGTGGGGGGACCAGTGTGGCACACCTTGCCAAGGAACGTGTGGACAGTGCACCCAGGACACAGGGAACTGTACCGCGTGCTTTGGCTTTTTTAAACTACCTGACTGCAAGG AATGTCTCGAGGGATATTACAAAGAGAACTTTTCTACAAGATGTACCGAGTGCACCTGGCAGTGTCTGGACAACACAGTGTGCAGCAAGGCCACTGGCGACTGTGCGGACTGTCCTCCGGGGAAAACAGGGAACCGATGTGATGAAG CTTGTAGCCCGGGCCGGTACGGTTCCTCCCGCTGTGCCGAGACGTGTGGTCAGTGCAACGGGGGACCGTGTGACGCGGTGACTGGATACTGCGCACAGTGTCAACCAGGATGGCAGGCACCGCTTTGTAAAACTC CCTGCGCACCGCATATGTATGGAGATAACTGCAGTGAAAGTTGTGGTCACTGTAAAGGGGAACAACCGTGCAACGCATCGACAGGGGAGTGCACTGGTGAATGTCAGCCTGGATATAACGGTACACTCTGCAAGACAG AGTGCGGGGAAGGGCTGTACGGAGCAGAGTGTAACCAGACGTGTGGTCACTGTCAGGTCAACACCACGTGTCATCATGAGGATGGACACTGTCTGGTCGGGTGTGTGGCTGAGTTCACTGGACCTATGTGTTCGCAAG CTTTTACGCGACAGGCACCCTCTTGCTCGTTTAATCTTTTGCGCCTCCATTTCTCCACGCTCTCCGTCCCACTGACCCATATTTCACTGCTCTCCGTCTCTGAATAG